Proteins from a single region of Verrucosispora sp. NA02020:
- a CDS encoding QueT transporter family protein, protein MRSCILMWKYPQMVVLTAVTAALYATAYIALSPFSIDLVPGVLSFSIRTIFPMVFGILFGPAGAWGLGIGNIVGDLFTGSLALGSVFGFLSNALLGYLGFTLWSRFGPRPAQFDADVEDAPAGDRVRPVLTYLAIGVVAAAASAVVLAWGLDLLGFVPFRVVAVTLAANFVIGNWVGGLLYLLLHRRVRAMGVTWDEIMDLDEPPGRGPRALLGTALVAVGGIAGWLVGIQLGGSDLLTPVVGVGFVAVLLGSLLL, encoded by the coding sequence ATGCGGTCGTGCATCCTGATGTGGAAATACCCGCAGATGGTGGTCCTCACGGCCGTCACTGCCGCTCTGTACGCGACCGCGTACATCGCGTTGTCGCCGTTCAGCATCGATCTGGTGCCGGGCGTCCTCAGTTTCTCCATCCGCACCATCTTCCCGATGGTTTTCGGAATCCTGTTCGGCCCGGCCGGCGCGTGGGGCCTCGGCATCGGAAACATTGTCGGCGACCTGTTCACGGGCAGTCTGGCACTCGGCTCGGTATTCGGCTTCCTGTCGAACGCCCTGCTCGGCTACCTCGGTTTCACCCTCTGGTCCCGCTTCGGCCCCCGTCCGGCGCAGTTCGACGCCGACGTCGAGGACGCCCCGGCCGGTGACCGGGTCCGCCCGGTGCTGACCTACCTGGCCATCGGTGTGGTCGCGGCGGCGGCGAGCGCGGTCGTGCTCGCCTGGGGCCTCGACCTGCTCGGCTTCGTGCCGTTCCGGGTGGTCGCGGTCACCCTGGCCGCCAACTTCGTGATCGGCAACTGGGTCGGCGGTCTGCTGTACCTCCTCCTGCACCGGAGGGTCCGGGCGATGGGCGTGACCTGGGACGAGATCATGGATCTCGACGAGCCACCGGGCCGAGGACCCCGCGCGCTGCTGGGCACCGCGCTCGTGGCGGTCGGCGGCATCGCCGGCTGGCTCGTCGGAATCCAGCTCGGCGGTTCCGACCTGCTCACCCCCGTCGTGGGCGTCGGCTTCGTGGCGGTGCTCCTCGGCTCGCTCCTCCTCTGA
- a CDS encoding ABC transporter ATP-binding protein, with amino-acid sequence MSSSLTAQQLGFTYRRSSTAALTGVDLRLPPQQFTALLGAAGAGKSTLAMALTGLIPRSVRGRREGTVHLDGRDLAELAAAEVAQHIGIVFQDFESQLFATSVTLELAFGLENLAVETTEMRQRVEDYLRLLRLTELRDREPATLSGGQKQRLALAAALALEPEILILDEPTTDLDAASRVEVIRAARWWRGRPRTLVLVEHDTEAVLGPPGGPGADRVVLLEAGQVAVDGPADTVLRDPALLRRHGVRPPQVADVCDRLGLPEIALTVAEAVPLIGSLRPSAGPARARGAPGPAVVSARHLDHEYPDGRAQALRDVSVDIHEGQFTAIMGRNGSGKTTLAKVLSGLLVPDAGQVDVLGRDLRGLPRADLARHVGYVFQNPDHQLFSATVADEIAFGPRNFGLPDDEVRDRVDAALADVGLTELRRTDPFLLRKGDRQRLAVAAVLAMSPRVIVLDEPTTGLDERQQQAVMRLLRRLNRADLTVVMVTHHANLVAEYADRLVVMTDGRIVLDGPPEVVFRRRDVLAAASVLPPPVVDLADELRVDALTVDELAAVLRVGR; translated from the coding sequence ATGTCCTCCTCGCTGACCGCGCAGCAACTGGGCTTCACCTATCGGCGGTCCTCCACGGCGGCACTGACCGGGGTGGACCTGCGCCTGCCGCCCCAGCAGTTCACCGCGTTGCTGGGTGCGGCGGGCGCCGGGAAGTCCACCCTCGCCATGGCGCTGACCGGCCTGATCCCCCGCAGTGTCCGGGGGCGCCGGGAGGGCACCGTGCACCTCGACGGCCGGGATCTCGCCGAGCTGGCCGCCGCCGAGGTGGCACAGCACATCGGCATCGTCTTCCAGGACTTCGAGAGTCAGCTCTTCGCCACCAGCGTCACCCTGGAGCTCGCGTTCGGGCTGGAGAACCTGGCGGTCGAGACGACCGAGATGCGCCAGCGGGTCGAGGACTACCTGCGCCTGCTCCGGCTGACCGAGCTGCGCGACCGGGAACCGGCCACGCTCTCGGGCGGTCAGAAGCAACGGCTGGCACTGGCGGCGGCCCTGGCGCTCGAACCGGAGATCCTGATCCTGGACGAGCCGACCACCGACCTCGACGCGGCCAGCCGCGTCGAGGTGATCCGTGCGGCGCGGTGGTGGCGCGGTCGGCCTCGGACCCTCGTGCTGGTGGAACACGACACCGAGGCGGTGCTCGGCCCACCCGGCGGACCCGGTGCGGACCGGGTGGTGCTGCTGGAGGCCGGTCAGGTGGCGGTGGACGGCCCGGCCGACACCGTCCTGCGGGACCCCGCACTGCTGCGTCGGCACGGGGTCCGACCACCGCAGGTCGCCGACGTGTGCGACCGGCTCGGGCTGCCCGAGATCGCCCTCACCGTGGCCGAGGCGGTGCCGCTGATCGGATCGCTGCGCCCCTCGGCCGGGCCCGCCCGCGCGCGGGGGGCACCCGGACCGGCGGTGGTCAGCGCGCGACACCTCGACCACGAGTACCCCGACGGTCGGGCGCAGGCCCTGCGCGACGTGTCGGTGGACATCCACGAGGGACAGTTCACCGCCATCATGGGGCGGAACGGTTCCGGCAAGACGACCCTGGCCAAGGTGCTCAGCGGGTTGCTCGTCCCCGATGCGGGGCAGGTCGACGTGCTGGGCCGGGACCTGCGAGGGCTGCCCCGCGCCGACCTGGCCCGCCACGTGGGCTACGTGTTCCAGAACCCCGACCACCAGCTCTTCTCGGCGACCGTGGCGGACGAGATCGCCTTCGGGCCGCGCAACTTCGGTCTCCCCGACGACGAGGTACGCGACCGGGTGGACGCCGCGCTGGCCGACGTCGGTCTGACCGAGCTGCGCCGGACCGACCCGTTCCTGCTGCGCAAGGGCGACCGGCAGCGCCTGGCCGTGGCGGCGGTGCTGGCCATGAGCCCCCGGGTGATCGTGCTGGACGAGCCGACCACCGGTCTCGACGAACGACAGCAGCAGGCGGTCATGCGGCTGCTGCGCCGCCTCAACCGGGCCGACCTGACCGTGGTCATGGTCACCCACCACGCGAACCTGGTCGCCGAGTACGCCGACCGGCTCGTCGTGATGACCGACGGGCGCATCGTCCTCGACGGGCCGCCCGAGGTGGTGTTCCGGCGTCGCGACGTGCTCGCCGCCGCGTCGGTGCTGCCGCCGCCCGTGGTGGACCTCGCCGACGAGCTGCGGGTGGACGCGCTCACGGTCGACGAACTCGCCGCTGTCCTCCGAGTAGGTCGGTGA
- a CDS encoding energy-coupling factor transporter transmembrane protein EcfT → MTVYKSLYLHRASPVHALDPRAKLLGLLALAGLPFAFNDPRYVAVVGLIVLGLSAVAGCLGNLRRFRNVYLLVFVVNVVLWQFTIDGTTTLFVLGPVSVTREALLYGIAAALRFVVVLMVGTLFVSCTSTEDVTVGLVHLRLPYTVAFVVSTTLRLVPAFITATGTVIEAQTARGFVADSRNPVRRVRQLLPVVVPLIVYALRHGSMMSLAMEARGFTVRGDRTSYRTPVMTARDVAVLGGLAIILAGAIHLRLSGYGVVLPGRL, encoded by the coding sequence GTGACCGTGTACAAGAGCCTCTACCTCCACCGCGCGTCACCGGTGCACGCCCTCGATCCGCGGGCCAAGCTGCTGGGCCTGCTCGCGCTGGCCGGACTGCCGTTCGCCTTCAACGATCCCCGGTACGTGGCGGTGGTCGGGCTGATCGTGCTGGGGCTCTCCGCCGTTGCGGGGTGCCTGGGCAATCTGCGCCGCTTCCGCAACGTCTACCTGCTGGTGTTCGTGGTCAACGTCGTGCTGTGGCAGTTCACCATCGACGGCACCACCACGCTGTTCGTGCTGGGTCCGGTCAGCGTCACCCGGGAGGCGCTGCTGTACGGCATCGCCGCCGCGCTGCGGTTCGTGGTCGTGCTGATGGTCGGTACGCTCTTCGTCTCCTGCACCAGCACCGAGGACGTCACCGTCGGGCTGGTGCACCTGCGCCTGCCGTACACCGTGGCGTTCGTCGTCTCCACCACGTTGCGCCTGGTGCCGGCGTTCATCACCGCGACGGGCACCGTGATCGAGGCGCAGACGGCGCGGGGCTTCGTGGCGGACAGTCGCAATCCGGTACGCCGGGTCCGCCAGCTCCTGCCCGTCGTGGTGCCGTTGATCGTCTACGCGCTGCGACACGGGTCGATGATGTCGCTGGCGATGGAGGCCCGGGGGTTCACCGTGCGCGGCGACCGGACCAGCTACCGCACCCCGGTGATGACCGCCCGGGACGTCGCCGTGCTGGGCGGGCTGGCGATCATCCTGGCCGGTGCGATACACCTTCGACTGTCCGGTTACGGCGTGGTGCTGCCCGGACGGCTGTGA
- a CDS encoding HAD family hydrolase → MTPRLIATDVDGTLLRPDETVSARTGRALAAVARSGTPLALVTGRPPRWLRPVLAETAHRGPVVCANGAMLYDVPTQRVLRSYPMEVECLRAVAENIRRILPDAAFAAEYGDAFVHEPGYRPRWDVDLPEVSIVDLTVVLARPAVKLLVRHAELGADAMFALVRPAVGDLAVVTHGSGDARMEISALGVTKATALAALAEELGIDRSEVIAFGDMPNDLPMMEWAGRSYAVENAHPDVRAIADEVVGSNSEDGVAGVLERWWPVGPPRPAVSAPRPRSAAAAAPTRRD, encoded by the coding sequence ATGACGCCTCGCCTGATCGCCACCGACGTGGACGGGACCCTGCTGCGCCCGGACGAGACGGTCTCCGCCCGCACCGGTCGCGCGTTGGCCGCGGTGGCCCGCTCGGGTACACCGTTGGCCCTGGTCACCGGCCGTCCACCGCGTTGGCTGCGTCCGGTGCTGGCGGAGACGGCGCACCGTGGGCCGGTGGTCTGCGCGAACGGGGCGATGCTCTACGACGTACCGACGCAGCGGGTGTTGCGGTCGTACCCGATGGAGGTGGAGTGCCTGCGGGCGGTCGCCGAGAACATCCGGCGGATCCTGCCGGACGCGGCGTTCGCGGCCGAGTACGGTGACGCCTTCGTCCACGAGCCCGGTTACCGGCCCCGCTGGGACGTCGATCTGCCCGAGGTGAGCATCGTGGACCTGACGGTGGTGCTCGCCCGACCGGCGGTGAAGCTCCTGGTGCGGCACGCCGAACTCGGCGCGGACGCGATGTTCGCGCTCGTCCGGCCGGCGGTCGGCGACCTCGCGGTGGTGACCCACGGTTCGGGTGACGCCCGGATGGAGATCTCCGCGCTCGGTGTCACCAAGGCCACCGCGCTGGCCGCGCTCGCCGAGGAACTCGGCATCGACCGGTCCGAGGTGATCGCCTTCGGTGACATGCCGAACGACCTGCCGATGATGGAGTGGGCCGGGCGGTCCTACGCGGTCGAGAACGCCCATCCCGACGTCCGGGCGATCGCGGACGAGGTGGTCGGGTCCAACAGCGAGGACGGTGTGGCCGGCGTGTTGGAGCGGTGGTGGCCGGTCGGCCCGCCCCGACCGGCGGTCAGTGCTCCCCGTCCCCGGTCCGCCGCCGCAGCCGCGCCAACTCGGCGGGACTGA
- a CDS encoding DUF455 family protein, with product MDPEFVPQGLDLSQNRRALATIRDAMEQTMGLAASVLVRIPATDQKLALSREIWALAQGAQLIDERIGTLRTRTSDGVTPDTAQVRLLNRLTRMSDPGRQRTALVGVCYPDLRDQVFQHRSRLLSAADETTVACLTDVLHRIDVLPYEPTLRQDVLSRLPTGPVADTPCPPLPEIPARPGREPDLREGRAVPPDGPGRYGTILYDMAYRIELCATEVCAAVLAHHPEAPWGLRYDLAKQIRDEARHFELFMQRAHECGLAPGDQPVQYEVWDKFALGRDLAERLIIEQRIGEGAALDSAENVHRRLKADGEDHIAMVFEYITADEVTHVANGNRWLRHLLGSEEAVQEAEERVYRLLEANDAGAPYKHPINTDARRLSGFSPAELARLRRRTGDGEH from the coding sequence TTGGATCCGGAGTTCGTGCCACAGGGACTCGACCTCAGCCAGAACCGGCGGGCGCTGGCGACGATCCGGGACGCCATGGAACAGACCATGGGGCTCGCCGCGAGCGTCCTGGTCCGGATCCCGGCCACCGATCAGAAGCTGGCGCTGTCGCGGGAGATCTGGGCGCTGGCCCAGGGTGCACAGCTCATCGACGAGCGGATCGGCACACTGCGCACCCGCACCTCCGACGGTGTCACCCCGGACACCGCCCAGGTGCGCCTGCTCAACCGGCTGACCCGGATGTCCGACCCGGGGCGGCAACGGACGGCGTTGGTCGGTGTCTGCTACCCCGACCTGCGGGACCAGGTCTTCCAGCACCGGTCCCGACTGTTGAGCGCCGCCGACGAGACCACCGTCGCGTGCCTCACCGACGTGCTGCACCGCATCGACGTGCTGCCCTACGAGCCCACCCTCCGCCAGGACGTCCTGTCCCGACTGCCGACCGGACCCGTCGCGGACACCCCCTGCCCACCCCTTCCGGAGATCCCGGCACGACCCGGGCGCGAACCCGACCTGCGCGAGGGGCGGGCGGTGCCCCCGGACGGACCGGGCCGCTACGGCACGATCCTCTACGACATGGCGTACCGCATCGAGCTGTGCGCGACCGAGGTGTGCGCGGCGGTCCTGGCCCACCACCCCGAGGCGCCGTGGGGTCTGCGCTACGACCTCGCCAAGCAGATCCGGGACGAGGCCCGCCACTTCGAGCTGTTCATGCAGCGGGCCCACGAGTGCGGGCTGGCCCCCGGCGACCAACCGGTGCAGTACGAGGTGTGGGACAAGTTCGCCCTCGGCCGCGACCTCGCGGAACGGCTCATCATCGAACAGCGGATCGGTGAGGGCGCGGCGCTCGACAGTGCGGAGAACGTCCACCGTCGACTCAAGGCCGACGGCGAGGACCACATCGCGATGGTGTTCGAGTACATCACCGCCGACGAGGTGACCCACGTCGCCAACGGCAACCGCTGGCTCCGGCACCTCCTGGGCAGCGAAGAGGCCGTCCAGGAGGCCGAGGAACGGGTGTACCGACTCCTGGAGGCCAACGACGCCGGAGCGCCCTACAAACACCCGATCAACACCGACGCCCGTCGGCTCTCCGGCTTCAGTCCCGCCGAGTTGGCGCGGCTGCGGCGGCGGACCGGGGACGGGGAGCACTGA
- a CDS encoding phytanoyl-CoA dioxygenase family protein has protein sequence MLTDEERFLFDLRGFVVLREVLDPEQLGEVNRIIDGQELPPPGDTFADQIFSGFLSWGPAFTDLLDHERVFPVVTTLLPRPRLDRYYGIRMRAGTTGLPLHGGALEADGQSEFYHFHHGRMANGVITVSWALTDMLAGQGGFVCIPGSHKSNHPLPKSWDYRAEAVHHVPMAAGDVLVFNGAMAHGTHPWHADHERRSVMFKYAPGHLAWSKVYLDWAAELRQSLSPRQQALLEPPYCLPHHEDPTDRFVR, from the coding sequence GTGCTCACCGATGAGGAGCGCTTTCTGTTCGACCTGCGGGGCTTCGTGGTCCTCCGCGAGGTGCTCGACCCGGAGCAACTGGGTGAGGTCAACCGGATCATCGACGGCCAGGAGCTTCCGCCGCCCGGTGACACGTTCGCCGACCAGATCTTCTCCGGCTTCCTGAGCTGGGGGCCGGCCTTCACCGACCTGCTCGACCACGAGCGGGTCTTCCCCGTCGTGACCACCCTGCTGCCACGGCCCCGGCTGGACCGCTACTACGGCATCCGGATGCGGGCCGGCACCACGGGCCTGCCCCTGCACGGCGGGGCGCTCGAAGCCGACGGCCAGTCGGAGTTCTACCACTTCCACCACGGCCGGATGGCCAACGGCGTGATCACGGTCAGTTGGGCACTCACCGACATGCTGGCCGGTCAGGGCGGCTTCGTGTGCATCCCGGGCAGCCACAAGAGCAACCACCCGCTGCCGAAGTCCTGGGACTACCGGGCCGAGGCGGTGCACCACGTGCCGATGGCCGCCGGTGACGTGCTGGTCTTCAACGGGGCGATGGCGCACGGCACCCACCCCTGGCACGCCGACCACGAACGCCGGTCGGTCATGTTCAAGTACGCGCCGGGGCATCTCGCGTGGAGCAAGGTCTATCTGGATTGGGCGGCCGAGCTGCGGCAGTCCCTGAGTCCCCGTCAGCAGGCGTTGTTGGAGCCGCCGTACTGCTTGCCGCACCACGAGGACCCCACCGACCGCTTCGTGCGCTGA
- a CDS encoding radical SAM protein — translation MTALLLSGLGPAFMNEGVLRGTLFDPDSVDRLRTDYYPHLTLADLGFEREGRRHPLLRPARGRGSSSLRIDGLDGITAAPVPHLTTTTLESILDAADTDYEAFDLSGVWQGDREPVTPSAQVHVVLLSTTFVWDHRSMSRAIRWAVDRFPGVPIVLGGQYSNLKYLKIMAAHPEVTCVVRGDAEEALPLLLRAVAGGGDWRDVPNLVVRTDDGRIAHTDFRYVDIEAHPSPTMRGRRPIVPYESMRGCPFSCKFCSFPAASPKWRYKSAKKIATDWAGYAEVNGARHIRASDSTFTVPPTRLRELFDLLPEVGIGWEAFARANAIRDAETVDRLLAAHCRWLSIGFESMSDRTLTLMKKQVTAAANRRAFQLLSRSDLGYRCSFILGYPGETPDDFGETSTFLRDEYAGHFTLSIFSLQDETMPVWEDAEQLGIEVDDPEAPDYSWRHHGMDIHQARRLWRQTLEEVRWGSDTAVHLLWQKDYETPLIPWRDARTNFRLEKLVERLAMLPTTEPDPRRARPRIVGILDELAREGVSVQPAPAG, via the coding sequence ATGACCGCACTGCTGCTGTCAGGGCTCGGCCCGGCCTTCATGAACGAGGGGGTGCTGCGCGGCACGCTGTTCGACCCGGACAGCGTGGACCGCCTCCGCACCGACTACTACCCCCACCTGACCCTGGCCGACCTGGGCTTCGAGCGCGAGGGTCGTCGGCACCCGTTGCTGCGCCCGGCGCGCGGGCGGGGGTCCAGCTCGCTGCGCATCGACGGGCTCGACGGGATCACCGCCGCGCCGGTGCCGCACCTGACCACGACCACGCTGGAGTCCATTCTCGATGCCGCCGACACGGACTACGAGGCGTTCGACCTGTCCGGGGTCTGGCAGGGTGACCGGGAGCCGGTCACCCCGTCGGCCCAGGTGCACGTGGTGCTCCTCTCCACCACCTTCGTCTGGGACCACCGCTCGATGTCCCGGGCGATCCGGTGGGCCGTGGACCGCTTCCCCGGGGTGCCGATCGTGCTGGGCGGTCAGTACAGCAACCTGAAGTATCTGAAGATCATGGCGGCCCACCCGGAGGTCACCTGCGTGGTGCGCGGCGACGCGGAGGAGGCGTTGCCGCTGCTGCTGCGGGCCGTCGCGGGCGGCGGTGACTGGCGCGACGTGCCGAACCTGGTGGTACGCACCGACGACGGTCGCATCGCGCACACCGACTTCCGGTACGTGGACATCGAGGCGCACCCCTCCCCCACCATGCGGGGGCGCCGCCCGATCGTGCCGTACGAGTCGATGCGCGGGTGCCCGTTCAGCTGCAAGTTCTGCTCGTTCCCGGCCGCCTCGCCCAAGTGGCGGTACAAGTCGGCGAAGAAGATCGCCACCGACTGGGCCGGGTACGCCGAGGTCAACGGGGCCCGACACATCAGGGCTTCCGACTCGACCTTCACGGTGCCGCCGACCCGTCTGCGGGAACTGTTCGACCTGCTGCCGGAGGTGGGCATCGGCTGGGAGGCGTTCGCCCGGGCCAACGCCATCCGGGACGCGGAGACGGTCGACCGGCTGCTCGCCGCGCACTGCCGGTGGCTGTCCATCGGCTTCGAGTCGATGAGCGACCGGACGCTGACGCTGATGAAGAAGCAGGTGACCGCCGCCGCCAACCGCCGCGCCTTCCAGTTGCTGTCCCGCAGCGACCTGGGCTACCGGTGCTCGTTCATCCTCGGTTATCCCGGGGAGACGCCCGACGACTTCGGCGAGACGTCCACCTTCCTGCGGGACGAGTACGCCGGCCACTTCACCCTGAGCATCTTCTCGCTCCAGGACGAGACGATGCCGGTCTGGGAGGACGCCGAGCAGCTCGGTATCGAGGTCGACGACCCGGAGGCACCGGACTACTCCTGGCGGCACCACGGCATGGACATCCACCAGGCGCGGCGGCTGTGGCGGCAGACGCTGGAGGAGGTGCGGTGGGGCAGCGACACCGCCGTGCACCTGCTCTGGCAGAAGGACTACGAGACACCGCTGATCCCCTGGCGTGACGCCCGGACGAACTTCCGGCTGGAGAAGCTGGTGGAGCGTCTGGCCATGCTGCCCACGACCGAGCCGGACCCGCGCCGGGCCCGACCGAGGATCGTGGGGATCCTCGACGAGCTGGCGCGGGAGGGGGTGTCGGTGCAGCCGGCTCCGGCCGGGTGA
- a CDS encoding sulfatase-like hydrolase/transferase: MGEQPYDHIVFVSIDTLRGDAIAANPLNLWRRRFPDLAAPPTAVLDDLVGRGAFFPNTITAAPYTAAAHGALLTGRYPLHNGLHEFYNGRLRAPSIFTHGKRAGRQTIMKVDFPIILGPELGFTGDVDVYLDEDDDAFVDAVAASEGCVALAHFGGVHTPYGFHNLRFGGQAFRDKVDELEAMLPTEKPAFVDRLVESHRDPEDAELLFRYKRAAGHLYETGAYDLLMQLYLDGVAHFLTTRLEPFLDRLTRRVAATGRRMLLVVFSDHGEEFDEHTNGHFNSMAEAVLRVPVVLVGDGVAAGLHRDRIRTVDIVPTVLDLAGLRPAADDALDGRSLADAARGSGGPPPDAEALAEAYTSDLGEFIAFQERQRAGEAQGPLRHVLVGQAAYQGRHRLVRVPRRYRKSFAGIDEVETAWVERFDDDLVPHVDPTADDGDLRALLDAYTLARTTPEPVPATVDIRAQLRSLGYAI; this comes from the coding sequence GTGGGCGAGCAGCCGTACGACCACATCGTCTTCGTCTCAATCGACACCCTGCGCGGCGACGCGATCGCCGCCAACCCGTTGAACCTCTGGCGTCGGCGCTTCCCGGATCTGGCGGCACCACCCACCGCCGTCCTCGACGACCTCGTCGGCCGGGGTGCCTTCTTCCCGAACACGATCACCGCCGCCCCCTACACGGCCGCCGCACACGGCGCGCTGCTCACCGGGCGCTACCCCCTGCACAACGGCCTGCACGAGTTCTACAACGGCCGGCTGCGGGCACCGTCGATCTTCACCCACGGCAAGCGGGCCGGCAGACAGACCATCATGAAGGTCGACTTCCCGATCATCCTCGGCCCCGAACTCGGCTTCACCGGGGACGTCGACGTCTACCTCGACGAGGACGACGACGCCTTCGTCGACGCCGTCGCCGCCTCCGAGGGCTGTGTGGCACTGGCCCACTTCGGTGGCGTGCACACCCCGTACGGCTTCCACAACCTCCGCTTCGGCGGCCAGGCATTCCGCGACAAGGTCGACGAACTGGAGGCCATGCTGCCCACGGAGAAGCCGGCGTTCGTCGACCGGCTCGTGGAGAGCCACCGCGACCCGGAGGACGCCGAACTGCTGTTCCGCTACAAGCGGGCCGCCGGCCACCTCTACGAGACCGGCGCGTACGACCTGCTGATGCAGCTCTACCTGGACGGCGTCGCGCACTTCCTGACCACCCGGCTGGAGCCCTTCCTCGACCGGCTCACCCGCCGGGTCGCCGCCACCGGTCGGCGCATGCTGCTGGTCGTCTTCAGCGACCACGGCGAGGAGTTCGACGAGCACACCAACGGCCACTTCAACTCGATGGCCGAGGCGGTGCTGCGGGTACCCGTCGTCCTGGTCGGCGACGGTGTCGCCGCCGGCCTGCACAGGGACCGGATCCGCACCGTCGACATCGTGCCCACCGTGCTCGACCTCGCCGGTCTGCGGCCGGCGGCGGACGACGCCCTGGACGGTCGTAGCCTGGCCGACGCGGCCCGGGGCAGCGGTGGCCCACCTCCCGACGCGGAGGCCCTCGCCGAGGCGTACACCTCCGACCTCGGGGAGTTCATCGCCTTCCAGGAACGCCAGCGGGCCGGCGAGGCGCAGGGCCCACTGCGTCACGTCCTGGTCGGGCAGGCCGCCTACCAGGGCCGGCACCGCCTCGTCCGGGTCCCCCGCAGATACCGCAAGTCCTTCGCCGGCATCGACGAGGTGGAGACCGCCTGGGTCGAGCGGTTCGACGACGACCTGGTGCCACACGTCGATCCCACCGCCGACGACGGCGACCTCCGGGCGCTGCTGGACGCCTACACGCTGGCCCGGACCACCCCGGAGCCGGTACCCGCCACCGTCGACATCCGCGCCCAGCTCCGGTCCCTCGGGTACGCGATCTGA
- a CDS encoding NAD(P)-dependent oxidoreductase has product MRVLVTGAAGFIGSHLVERLLARGDEVRGVDCLTSGYPPATKLANLATVRHHPRFELVTVDLASTPTAPLLDGVEVVFHLAGQPGVRTSWGSGFGDYVTHNVLVTQRVLEAAAATDPAPRVVMASSSSVYGEGHRWPTPEDAPARPVSPYGVTKLAAEHLCRVYADLRRVPTVVLRYFTVYGPRQRPDMALHRMFDALATGREFPVYGSGGQVRDFTYVDDVVAATMAAGTRPVPPGYVLNVAGGSARSLTDLIGLVEEVTGRPVRVRDGGAPPGDVSRTGGCIDRARELLGWTPRVGLRDGVRAQAEWHLRAD; this is encoded by the coding sequence ATGCGCGTCCTGGTGACCGGAGCGGCCGGCTTCATCGGCAGCCATCTGGTGGAGCGGCTGCTCGCGCGCGGCGACGAGGTGCGCGGCGTCGACTGCCTCACCTCCGGCTATCCGCCCGCGACGAAACTGGCCAACCTGGCCACGGTCCGCCACCACCCCCGTTTCGAGCTGGTGACCGTCGACCTCGCCAGCACGCCGACCGCCCCGCTGCTGGACGGGGTGGAGGTGGTCTTCCACCTGGCCGGTCAGCCCGGGGTGCGTACCTCCTGGGGCAGCGGGTTCGGCGACTACGTGACGCACAACGTGCTCGTCACGCAGCGGGTGCTGGAGGCCGCCGCCGCGACCGATCCGGCCCCCCGGGTCGTGATGGCCTCCAGTTCCTCGGTGTACGGCGAGGGGCACCGGTGGCCGACGCCGGAGGACGCCCCGGCACGCCCGGTCAGCCCGTACGGCGTCACCAAGCTGGCCGCGGAACACCTGTGCCGGGTCTACGCCGACCTGCGCCGGGTGCCCACCGTGGTGCTGCGGTACTTCACCGTCTACGGGCCCCGGCAGCGGCCGGACATGGCGCTGCACCGGATGTTCGACGCCCTGGCCACCGGCCGGGAGTTCCCGGTCTACGGCAGCGGTGGGCAGGTGCGCGACTTCACCTACGTCGACGACGTGGTGGCCGCGACGATGGCCGCCGGGACGCGTCCGGTGCCGCCCGGCTACGTGTTGAACGTGGCCGGCGGGTCGGCACGTTCCCTGACCGACCTGATCGGGCTCGTCGAGGAGGTGACCGGCCGCCCCGTACGGGTGCGCGACGGCGGGGCGCCCCCGGGCGACGTGTCCCGCACCGGCGGGTGCATCGACCGGGCGCGGGAGCTGTTGGGCTGGACGCCCCGGGTCGGGCTGCGCGACGGGGTCCGGGCCCAGGCGGAATGGCACCTGCGTGCTGACTGA